A window from Bacteroidota bacterium encodes these proteins:
- a CDS encoding response regulator: MKALIIDDERLARAELKKLLQDFPEIEVADEAANAEEGIAKIESLQPDLIFLDIQMPGKTGFDMLRELDRAPHVIFTTAYDEYALKAFEVNALDYLLKPVEPKRLADAIQKIGFVESKENRIAVENINNSMLAEHDQVFVKDGERCWFVKLNEIRLFESVGNYAKVFFGPNKPLILKSLNALEERLDPKMFFRANRKHIINLRMIEKIEPYFNGGLLLELKGGEKIEVSRRQTVKFKEMMSL; this comes from the coding sequence ATGAAAGCATTGATCATTGACGATGAAAGACTGGCCCGTGCCGAATTGAAAAAATTATTACAGGATTTTCCGGAAATTGAAGTGGCTGATGAAGCGGCCAATGCTGAAGAAGGAATTGCAAAAATAGAATCATTACAGCCGGATTTAATTTTTTTAGATATTCAAATGCCCGGAAAAACAGGATTTGATATGCTGCGTGAACTGGACCGTGCACCGCATGTCATCTTCACTACTGCTTACGATGAATATGCATTAAAAGCATTTGAAGTAAATGCTTTGGATTATTTATTGAAACCTGTTGAGCCTAAAAGATTAGCTGATGCGATTCAAAAAATAGGTTTTGTCGAATCAAAAGAAAACAGGATAGCTGTTGAGAATATCAATAATAGTATGCTGGCTGAACACGACCAGGTATTTGTAAAAGATGGAGAACGGTGCTGGTTTGTAAAGCTGAACGAGATCCGTTTGTTTGAAAGTGTAGGCAATTATGCTAAAGTATTCTTTGGTCCTAATAAACCGCTTATCTTAAAATCTCTCAATGCACTCGAAGAAAGACTGGATCCTAAAATGTTTTTCCGTGCAAACAGGAAGCATATTATCAATCTTCGCATGATTGAGAAAATAGAACCTTACTTTAATGGCGGGCTGCTACTCGAATTAAAAGGCGGAGAAAAAATTGAAGTAAGTCGTCGCCAAACAGTAAAGTTTAAGGAAATGATGAGTCTTTAA
- a CDS encoding 1-deoxy-D-xylulose-5-phosphate synthase yields the protein MQITPGTLLSSINSPADLKKLTREKLPQVCDELRQYIIDVVSVRGGHFGASLGVVELTVALHYIYNTPYDQLVWDVGHQAYGHKILTGRRDNFPTNRKYKGLSGFPKRSESEYDTFGVGHSSTSISAALGMAMAAKYKGEKDRKSVAVIGDGAMTAGLAFEAMNHAGVADADMLIILNDNRMSIDPNVGALKEYLTDISTSPTYNKFRDELWNLMGKLPVGKKFTRDMASKMEAGLKGMVSKSSNLFEALNLRYFGPIDGHNITKLVDTLKDLRDIPGAKILHIVTVKGKGYELAEKDQTKWHAPGLFDKITGEIQKKKFDLPQPPKYQDVFGYTIIELAEKNEKIFGITPAMPSGSSLKYMMEKMPHRAFDVGIAEQHAVTVSAGMATQGMKVFCNIYSSFMQRAYDSVVHDVAIQKLPVIFCLDRAGLVGDDGPTHHGCYDIPYMRCIPNMIVSAPMNESELRNLMYTAQLESTKNPFVIRYPRGEGVMPEWKTEMKEIKIGTGRKLKDGNDIAILSLGHPGNFAAAAIRDLKADGLNPAHYDMRFVKPLDEEMLHEVFAKFEKIITVEDGTIVGGFGSAVLEFMNAHNYKAEIKMLGIPDRLVEHGTPKELHNECGYDAQGIKETVLEMMKGKVRAVVYK from the coding sequence ATGCAAATAACCCCGGGAACTTTGTTGAGCAGCATCAATTCTCCAGCCGATCTTAAGAAGCTGACCCGTGAAAAATTACCACAAGTTTGTGATGAATTGCGTCAGTATATTATTGATGTAGTAAGCGTACGCGGCGGGCATTTTGGAGCTAGCCTGGGTGTTGTAGAACTTACTGTTGCACTCCATTATATTTACAATACACCCTACGACCAACTGGTATGGGATGTTGGTCACCAGGCATATGGACATAAAATTCTTACCGGCCGTCGTGATAATTTTCCAACTAATAGAAAATATAAAGGGCTGAGCGGTTTTCCAAAAAGAAGCGAAAGTGAGTACGATACTTTCGGAGTTGGCCATTCATCTACATCTATTTCCGCTGCACTGGGCATGGCGATGGCAGCAAAATACAAAGGCGAAAAGGATAGAAAATCCGTTGCTGTTATTGGCGATGGGGCTATGACAGCGGGTCTTGCTTTTGAAGCCATGAATCATGCAGGTGTTGCAGATGCTGATATGCTTATCATTTTAAATGATAACCGCATGAGCATTGATCCGAATGTTGGTGCATTGAAAGAATACCTCACAGATATATCTACCTCTCCTACTTATAACAAATTCAGGGATGAACTTTGGAACCTGATGGGCAAATTACCAGTTGGTAAAAAATTTACCCGTGATATGGCTAGCAAAATGGAAGCTGGTTTAAAAGGAATGGTAAGCAAGAGTAGTAATCTTTTTGAAGCGCTTAATCTCCGTTACTTCGGCCCTATTGATGGACATAATATCACGAAGTTGGTAGATACTTTAAAAGACTTACGTGATATCCCTGGGGCGAAAATTTTACATATCGTTACGGTAAAAGGTAAAGGATATGAATTGGCAGAAAAAGATCAAACCAAATGGCATGCGCCGGGTTTGTTTGATAAAATAACCGGTGAGATACAAAAAAAGAAATTTGATCTGCCACAACCGCCAAAATACCAGGATGTATTTGGTTATACAATTATTGAACTAGCCGAAAAGAATGAAAAGATCTTTGGCATCACTCCAGCAATGCCATCGGGTTCTTCCTTAAAATATATGATGGAAAAAATGCCGCATCGTGCATTTGATGTGGGTATTGCTGAACAACATGCAGTAACCGTAAGTGCTGGCATGGCTACACAAGGCATGAAAGTATTTTGCAATATTTATTCATCCTTCATGCAAAGGGCCTATGATTCGGTAGTACATGATGTCGCAATACAAAAATTACCCGTGATATTTTGTTTGGACCGTGCCGGCTTGGTTGGTGATGATGGCCCGACACATCATGGTTGTTATGATATCCCTTATATGCGCTGCATACCTAATATGATCGTAAGTGCACCGATGAATGAAAGCGAATTGCGTAACCTGATGTACACAGCGCAGTTGGAGTCTACAAAAAATCCATTTGTCATCCGCTATCCAAGAGGTGAAGGTGTAATGCCTGAGTGGAAAACAGAAATGAAAGAAATAAAGATCGGCACCGGAAGAAAGTTGAAAGATGGAAATGATATTGCCATTCTTTCATTAGGTCATCCGGGAAATTTTGCAGCCGCTGCTATCCGTGACCTGAAAGCAGATGGATTGAACCCTGCACATTATGATATGCGTTTTGTAAAACCGCTGGATGAAGAAATGCTGCATGAAGTTTTTGCAAAATTTGAAAAGATAATTACCGTTGAAGATGGAACAATAGTAGGTGGTTTTGGTTCTGCTGTTTTAGAGTTTATGAATGCACATAATTACAAAGCTGAAATAAAAATGCTGGGCATCCCTGATCGTTTAGTTGAGCACGGCACTCCTAAAGAACTTCACAATGAATGTGGTTATGATGCACAGGGAATAAAAGAAACAGTGCTGGAAATGATGAAGGGAAAAGTGAGAGCTGTAGTTTATAAATGA
- a CDS encoding sensor histidine kinase, which yields MNSHYSKYWLFQAAGWLGFAGIYLFIAASLNILSSAYVERMGIFVTVGTLITHMMRWFIHRVDLLLKPLNKQVIGFVLLTFICAVIFSGIEIGAYNLFNLETQEMRRDNFVSELVKFSFNAFILIFIWNCIYFIYHFVEKSRKQQLDTLKLEALVKELELQTIKAHINPHFIFNSLNGIRALVVENPERARKAITELSNILRSSMQVEKVESVTLERELNIVKDYLALENMRFEDRLKIVYEIDDDTLDQQVPPMMLQTLVENAIKHGISKQLSGGVVKVISDFKNNHHELAVQNTGKLNGTINKEGFGLSSTLNRLNILYGDNAKFELKQITPQIVEARVQLPVTIH from the coding sequence ATGAATTCACATTATTCCAAATATTGGTTGTTCCAGGCAGCTGGGTGGCTAGGTTTTGCAGGTATTTATTTATTCATAGCTGCAAGCCTGAATATTCTATCCTCAGCTTATGTGGAGAGGATGGGCATTTTTGTAACGGTGGGTACATTGATTACTCATATGATGAGATGGTTTATACATAGGGTAGATCTTTTGTTAAAACCATTAAATAAACAGGTAATAGGATTTGTACTCCTTACATTCATTTGTGCAGTTATATTTTCTGGCATTGAAATAGGTGCTTATAACTTATTTAATCTCGAAACGCAGGAAATGCGGCGTGATAATTTCGTGAGTGAATTGGTGAAGTTCAGTTTTAATGCATTTATCCTGATCTTTATCTGGAACTGTATCTACTTTATTTATCATTTTGTTGAAAAATCCAGGAAGCAGCAATTAGATACTCTTAAACTTGAAGCTTTGGTAAAAGAACTTGAGCTGCAAACAATCAAGGCGCATATCAACCCTCATTTTATTTTCAATTCATTGAATGGCATCCGTGCTTTGGTGGTAGAGAACCCGGAAAGAGCCAGAAAGGCGATCACAGAATTAAGTAATATTTTACGCAGTAGCATGCAGGTGGAAAAAGTGGAGTCAGTTACTTTGGAACGTGAACTTAATATTGTGAAGGATTACCTGGCATTGGAAAATATGCGATTTGAGGACAGGTTGAAAATAGTATACGAGATTGATGATGATACTTTGGATCAACAAGTGCCGCCCATGATGTTGCAGACACTTGTTGAAAATGCGATCAAACATGGCATCAGCAAACAATTATCTGGTGGTGTGGTAAAAGTGATCTCTGATTTTAAAAATAATCATCATGAACTGGCCGTTCAAAATACCGGCAAGCTAAATGGTACTATTAACAAGGAAGGTTTTGGATTGTCAAGTACATTGAACCGCTTGAATATTTTATATGGCGACAATGCAAAATTTGAATTGAAACAAATAACACCGCAGATAGTAGAGGCAAGGGTACAACTGCCTGTAACCATACATTAA
- a CDS encoding M28 family peptidase, with the protein MRICRFLLVLFISLPTFKSFAQNELVSAELIDQHLKVLASDSLKGRKNFSPELFKAANYIEVEFAKAGLQPLTGFFDYYIPFNAGTFKTISRDLLKWNGQRLSQDHFFYFTGEKYPARQTLSDFRLIEIEGKLPDSILYTYWNETEPVLIWWKGNKDKSEKINSNKLLVPNLVPFSNVLLVSSKQKPEEVDISTDKDYTNNVMFNMVGLLRGKTKPSEIIIFSAHYDHIGVNKQLAADSIFNGANDNASGVASMLSLAAYYAARNDNERTLMFCAFAGEEIGLRGSYNLADILRPESIKAMINLEMLGKYTEGKPGEFFITGEKNSDLKKIMQESLNTPGHKILEEPAADNLFLRSDNYPFALKGVPAHSIMTSYDNDPCYHKPCDELIGLNPGVMSIVLKNIIAGCEKIISGEKTPKRVSGNF; encoded by the coding sequence ATGAGAATATGCAGATTTTTATTGGTTCTCTTTATTTCATTGCCGACGTTTAAATCATTTGCACAAAATGAACTTGTATCTGCTGAGTTAATAGATCAGCATTTGAAAGTGTTAGCATCAGACTCATTAAAAGGGCGCAAAAATTTTTCACCTGAGCTTTTTAAAGCTGCTAATTATATTGAAGTGGAATTTGCAAAGGCTGGTCTGCAGCCATTAACCGGTTTTTTTGATTATTATATTCCTTTCAATGCCGGCACATTCAAAACTATATCACGGGATCTGCTTAAATGGAATGGACAGCGTTTAAGCCAGGATCATTTTTTTTATTTTACAGGAGAAAAATATCCGGCACGACAAACACTTTCTGATTTCAGGCTGATCGAGATAGAGGGCAAGTTGCCGGATTCAATTTTATATACTTATTGGAACGAAACAGAACCTGTGCTGATATGGTGGAAAGGAAACAAAGACAAATCAGAAAAGATCAACAGTAATAAACTATTGGTTCCAAACCTTGTTCCATTTTCAAATGTATTACTGGTTTCTTCCAAACAAAAACCCGAAGAAGTTGATATATCCACCGATAAGGATTACACCAATAACGTTATGTTTAATATGGTGGGTTTGCTTAGAGGAAAAACCAAGCCATCTGAGATTATAATCTTCTCTGCGCATTATGATCACATAGGTGTTAACAAGCAATTAGCAGCTGATTCGATTTTTAACGGTGCTAATGATAATGCTTCAGGCGTAGCGTCTATGCTTTCGCTGGCTGCATATTATGCTGCAAGAAATGATAATGAACGTACACTGATGTTTTGCGCCTTTGCAGGAGAAGAAATAGGACTGAGAGGCTCTTATAATTTAGCAGATATATTAAGACCTGAAAGTATCAAAGCAATGATTAACCTTGAAATGCTGGGTAAATACACTGAGGGAAAGCCAGGTGAATTTTTTATTACGGGAGAAAAAAATTCAGACCTGAAAAAAATTATGCAGGAGTCGCTAAATACTCCAGGACACAAAATATTGGAAGAACCAGCTGCCGACAATCTTTTCCTGCGTTCGGATAACTATCCATTTGCACTTAAAGGAGTTCCGGCACATTCTATAATGACCAGTTATGATAATGATCCTTGTTATCATAAACCTTGCGACGAATTGATAGGTTTGAATCCAGGAGTAATGTCAATAGTCTTAAAAAATATTATTGCCGGATGTGAAAAAATTATTTCAGGAGAGAAAACACCAAAAAGAGTTTCAGGAAATTTCTAA
- a CDS encoding geranylgeranylglyceryl/heptaprenylglyceryl phosphate synthase yields MKTGIYQSLEQRKKRGQKSFAVLIDPDKVNHPMLDELMDLSIAAKVDYLLVGGSLVISNHLDDCIQHIKKNCNIPVILFPGSPSQVSKYADALLYLSLISGRNPELLIGQHVVSAPFVKMSGLEIMPTGYMVIDGGAPTTVSYISNASPIPADKNEIAMCTAMAGEMLGMKLIYMDAGSGAKRAITENMIESVAKSIAVPLIVGGGIIEPEKAYMNCKAGADVIVVGNAIEKNASLIKEMAAAVHSVPVKA; encoded by the coding sequence ATGAAGACAGGCATTTATCAATCACTGGAACAACGAAAGAAGCGGGGACAAAAATCATTCGCCGTACTGATCGACCCTGATAAAGTGAATCATCCTATGCTGGATGAATTGATGGATCTGTCTATTGCGGCAAAAGTTGATTATCTCCTGGTAGGCGGCAGTCTCGTTATCTCCAACCATCTTGACGATTGTATTCAGCATATCAAAAAGAACTGCAATATCCCTGTTATATTGTTTCCTGGCAGCCCTTCGCAAGTAAGTAAATATGCTGACGCCTTATTATATCTCTCACTTATATCCGGACGTAATCCCGAACTGCTGATAGGTCAGCATGTGGTTTCTGCTCCATTTGTAAAAATGAGCGGACTGGAAATTATGCCCACTGGTTATATGGTAATTGATGGCGGCGCCCCTACAACGGTGTCTTATATCAGTAACGCCTCGCCTATCCCGGCAGATAAAAATGAAATAGCTATGTGTACAGCAATGGCTGGTGAAATGCTGGGCATGAAATTAATTTATATGGATGCCGGCAGCGGCGCCAAAAGAGCAATTACTGAAAACATGATCGAATCCGTTGCAAAAAGCATAGCTGTTCCCCTGATTGTTGGTGGTGGTATTATAGAACCTGAAAAAGCCTACATGAACTGTAAAGCCGGCGCTGACGTAATTGTTGTCGGCAACGCAATAGAAAAAAATGCTTCACTGATCAAAGAGATGGCGGCCGCGGTACATAGTGTTCCTGTGAAGGCATAA
- a CDS encoding M20/M25/M40 family metallo-hydrolase, translating into MKKVFVTGLFIATTFFISAQNIDAIINAKEVERIEKVLSADDMMGRRTFTPGIEKAAAFIADEFKKTGLQTVPGNNGYLQEFAMIRPKFISASATLDGNAIDQKNVIVITCQPQLKADQGSGYNIVIIKSDMNLQQEARKLVKENKNTIAFVNTSFANGFGNLARLKSTMFKTATNVIFILTDTEPKNYSVEAVHEITEQKLTNVVGILPGKSKKDEYVIFSGHYDHLGIGKPVNDDSIYNGANDDAAGTTAVMMLAKYFKALNNNERTLVFAAFTAEESGGFGSRYFSTQFDPEKVMAMFNIEMIGTESKWGKNSAYITGYEKTDMGIILQKNLEGSGFTFHPDPYTDQQLFYRSDNATLARLGVPAHTISTSKMDSEPNYHKVTDHIETLDMENMAQIIKSIAISSKTIIAGKDSPSRVKTEELRQ; encoded by the coding sequence ATGAAAAAAGTATTTGTAACCGGGTTGTTCATAGCAACAACCTTTTTTATTTCTGCACAGAACATTGATGCTATTATTAATGCAAAAGAAGTAGAAAGAATAGAAAAAGTATTAAGTGCTGATGATATGATGGGCCGCCGGACATTTACACCGGGTATTGAGAAGGCTGCTGCATTTATTGCTGATGAGTTTAAGAAAACGGGTTTGCAAACTGTGCCGGGTAATAATGGTTACCTGCAGGAGTTTGCAATGATTCGTCCTAAATTCATTAGTGCATCAGCTACATTAGATGGCAATGCAATTGACCAGAAAAACGTTATTGTTATTACCTGTCAGCCACAATTAAAAGCTGATCAGGGCTCAGGTTACAATATAGTAATTATTAAAAGTGACATGAACCTGCAACAGGAAGCAAGAAAACTGGTAAAGGAAAACAAGAATACAATTGCTTTCGTGAATACAAGTTTTGCAAATGGATTTGGCAATCTTGCACGGTTAAAATCTACAATGTTTAAAACAGCTACTAATGTAATTTTTATTCTTACGGATACCGAACCTAAAAATTATTCAGTAGAAGCTGTTCATGAAATTACAGAACAAAAGTTGACGAATGTAGTTGGAATATTACCGGGTAAATCGAAGAAAGATGAATATGTAATCTTCTCAGGACATTATGATCATTTGGGGATTGGCAAACCGGTGAATGACGATTCTATTTATAATGGCGCTAATGATGATGCGGCTGGTACAACAGCAGTGATGATGCTGGCAAAATATTTCAAGGCATTAAATAATAACGAAAGGACTCTTGTATTCGCCGCTTTTACTGCAGAAGAATCAGGCGGCTTTGGTTCCCGCTATTTTTCCACTCAGTTTGATCCGGAAAAAGTAATGGCCATGTTTAATATTGAAATGATCGGTACTGAAAGTAAATGGGGAAAGAACTCAGCTTATATAACGGGTTATGAAAAAACGGATATGGGAATTATCCTTCAAAAAAATCTTGAGGGCAGCGGGTTTACTTTTCATCCGGATCCTTATACTGATCAGCAATTGTTTTACCGTTCGGATAATGCAACGCTGGCAAGATTAGGTGTGCCTGCACATACGATCTCTACTTCTAAAATGGACAGCGAGCCCAACTATCATAAAGTAACTGACCATATTGAAACACTGGACATGGAAAATATGGCGCAGATCATAAAGTCAATTGCTATCAGCTCCAAAACGATCATTGCAGGAAAGGATTCGCCTTCGAGGGTGAAGACGGAAGAATTGAGACAATGA